The Legionella spiritensis DNA segment GCCGGGCTTCATCGTTTCAACCATTGTTTTGGTGATCAGTAGCGGTGCCTGTCGTCCGGGAATCAAGGCGGTTGTGACGACGATATCGGATTGCGCAACGTATTTGGCAATTAACTCGGACTGCTGGCGTTTATAGTCTTCACTCATTTCCTTCGCATACCCACCACTGGTTTCGCTGTCTTCTTCCATCTCAACTTCTATAAATTCAGCGCCAAGGCTTTCCACCTGTTCCTTGGCTGCGCGTCTGACATCAAACGCGTAAATCACGCCTCCAAGCCGTTTGGCTGTAGCTATAGCCTGCAAGCCTGCAACACCGGCTCCCAAAATAAGAATTTTGGCCGGATGGATCATGCCGGCGGCGGTCATCATCATGGGAATGGCTCGTTTAAAATGGCAGACGGCCTCCAAAACGGCCCGGTATCCTGCCAGGTTGGCCTGGGAAGACAGGCTGTCCATGCCTTGCGCTCTGGTAATGCGTGGAACCAGGTTCATGGAGAAAGCGCTGATGGATTGTTTCATGCACCACTTTATAAGGGGGCTGTCCGGTTCGTTGTCCAGCGGTGCGATCAAGAGAGCCTGTGATTTCAACTCATCCAAATCTTTGGGATCAGGCGCCTGGACACAAGCCAGAATATCCGCTTGCTGTAATAATTGCTTGCGATCTTTTACAATGGCCGCTCCGGCTTCTTCATAGGATTTATCGGTAAATCCGGAAGCGATGCCGGCGTTTTTCTCACATTGTACCTTTAAGCCGAGCTTGAGATAATGTTTAACCATGTTGGGCGTCATGGCCACACGCGTATCGTTGGCACTTTCATTTAAAACGGCGATAATCATGAGTAACCATCCTTATTACCTGCGATTAACTTATCGTATTGCAATCTGTTTGATATTGCCAGGGTTTTACGGCTGTTAACGGTATAATTTTTTGTGAAACACCCGGTTTTAAAAGTTGTTGCCCGGACACATTGTTTCTTTATCTATCCTGATATACATTACGCCCATGGAAGTAAGTCCAATCGTCATTTATGGAAATTCTCTGTTTTTGCGCAGGGATTGTGTTTTTTTATTCGCAGTCTTTTTATCCTGTGCTGTTTCTCATTGCCATGTTGCTGTTACGAGTACACTGGCGGGCTATTATCTGGTTTGTTTTT contains these protein-coding regions:
- a CDS encoding Re/Si-specific NAD(P)(+) transhydrogenase subunit alpha, producing the protein MIIAVLNESANDTRVAMTPNMVKHYLKLGLKVQCEKNAGIASGFTDKSYEEAGAAIVKDRKQLLQQADILACVQAPDPKDLDELKSQALLIAPLDNEPDSPLIKWCMKQSISAFSMNLVPRITRAQGMDSLSSQANLAGYRAVLEAVCHFKRAIPMMMTAAGMIHPAKILILGAGVAGLQAIATAKRLGGVIYAFDVRRAAKEQVESLGAEFIEVEMEEDSETSGGYAKEMSEDYKRQQSELIAKYVAQSDIVVTTALIPGRQAPLLITKTMVETMKPGSVIVDLATSRGGNCELSQCDKVALHNEVTIIGYSNMAGFIPATASELYANNILNLVKTLATSPEALDFKEDDEIMKQALLCHQNKYLPFQSIPSKETVHA